Proteins from one Sarcophilus harrisii chromosome 2, mSarHar1.11, whole genome shotgun sequence genomic window:
- the LOC100927896 gene encoding protein phosphatase 1 regulatory subunit 3C-like produces MDVPSCLSPSHNSLHASLSPHRAEPLLQGPFRSCLVRQSQRQSPKKRVVFADMKGLPLITVHNFSCDIQHSEKLPSSSSVQQLMPAGPTEVSSYTLGFSQPFLDYDRFNRCLETQKVCLERCDIRGLFLQGTVQVHNVGYEKIVVIRITFNAWTSFFDLPCVYMCHFFPGDTDIFSFQVELPSGPPGPDGTIQFCFYFQCAQQIYWDNNQGYNYSLKPSDCFPMNFVSEQISLSPL; encoded by the coding sequence ATGGATGTCCCCAGCTGCCTCTCTCCGAGCCACAATTCTCTCCACGCGTCCCTGAGCCCCCACAGAGCCGAGCCGCTGCTTCAGGGGCCTTTCCGCTCCTGCTTGGTCCGCCAGTCCCAGCGCCAGTCCCCGAAGAAACGAGTGGTATTCGCTGACATGAAGGGGCTGCCCCTGATCACCGTGCACAATTTTTCTTGTGATATACAACATAGCGAGAAACTGCCATCCTCGAGCAGTGTGCAGCAACTGATGCCAGCTGGCCCCACCGAAGTATCTAGCTATACCCTTGGTTTCTCTCAACCCTTCCTTGACTATGATCGTTTCAACAGGTGTCTGGAAACCCAGAAGGTGTGCCTAGAACGGTGTGACATTCGGGGACTCTTCTTGCAAGGAACAGTTCAGGTGCACAACGTGGGATATGAGAAGATTGTGGTAATACGCATCACTTTCAATGCCTGgacctctttctttgatttgcCCTGTGTTTATATGTGTCATTTTTTCCCAGGTGACACGGACATCTTTTCTTTTCAGGTGGAACTGCCCAGTGGTCCCCCAGGCCCAGATGGCACCATCCAGTTCTGTTTCTACTTTCAGTGTGCTCAGCAGATTTACTGGGACAATAACCAGGGTTATAATTACTCCCTGAAGCCCTCTGACTGCTTTCCTATGAACTTTGTTAGTGAGCAAATTTCTTTGTCTCCCCTTTGA